One window from the genome of Salvia splendens isolate huo1 chromosome 9, SspV2, whole genome shotgun sequence encodes:
- the LOC121749694 gene encoding IQ domain-containing protein IQM2-like — protein sequence MDVCRSIPPTVTCDLANSFQSIPSNLINNDKINKPNNHQHIQVECDDSKCMFDEDDDMVSPMAGSLMGRIPHSPKHEAAIKLQKVYKSFRTRRKLADCAVLIEQRWWKLLDFAELKHSSVSFFDIDRRETAISRWSRARTRAAKVGKGLSKNGKAQKLALQHWLEAIDPRHRYGHNLHIYYVKWLNSQSKEPFFYWLDIGEGKDINLVEKCPRSKLHQQCIKYLGMMERKAYEVVIEGGRLLYKQTWEPLDTTRVSKWIFVLSTSRTLYVGKKRKGTFQHSSFLAGGATLAAGRIVAKNGFLKAVWPHSGHYKPTPENFQNFISFLRENNVDLSDVKLDSTDEQEDSLYNASSSTSSHKPQYAEESTTGQGFIALEIPCKDSLFEKLMTENQRSSSDESPTEEESKSFQLGKQLSWNWSTGAGPRIGCVRDYPWRLQERALEDVKLSPRSIQRLSSDSPFPSESQRADCILSCRTSAHSKTQSSPLHSLC from the exons ATGGATGTATGTCGTTCCATCCCTCCCACGGTTACCTGTGACTTAGCCAACTCCTTCCAATCCATCCCTTCAAATCTGATTAACAATGACAAGATtaataagcccaacaatcaccAACACATTCAAGTTGAGTGTGATGACAGCAAATGTATgtttgatgaagatgatgatatGGTGAGCCCTATGGCTGGATCATTGATGGGGAGAATCCCACATTCTCCGAAACACGAGGCAGCTATAAAGTTGCAGAAGGTTTACAAGAGTTTCAGAACCAGGAGAAAGTTAGCTGATTGTGCAGTTCTCATTGAGCAGAGATGGTGGAAGCTGCTAGACTTTGCAGAGCTCAAGCATAGCTCTGTTTCCTTCTTCGATATAGACAGGCGCGAGACTGCCATCTCGCGTTGGTCAAGGGCTCGAACGAGGGCTGCAAAG GTTGGAAAGGGGCTGTCCAAGAATGGAAAAGCTCAGAAACTTGCTTTGCAGCATTGGCTTGAAGCT ATTGATCCACGGCACCGTTATGGCCATAATCTCCATATCTATTATGTTAAATGGCTGAATTCACAAAGCAAAGAGCCCTTCTTTTATTG GCTAGATATAGGAGAAGGGAAAGACATAAATCTTGTCGAGAAGTGCCCTCGTTCGAAGCTTCATCAGCAGTGCATCAAGTATCTTGGCATG ATGGAACGGAAGGCGTATGAAGTTGTGATTGAGGGTGGGAGGCTCTTGTACAAGCAGACGTGGGAGCCCCTCGACACCACCAGGGTTTCTAAGTGGATTTTTGTCCTCAGCACGTCGAGGACATTGTATGTTGGGAAGAAAAGGAAGGGAACATTCCAACACTCGAGTTTCTTGGCTGGCGGTGCTACACTTGCTGCAGGGAGGATAGTGGCTAAAAATGGATTCTTGAAG GCAGTGTGGCCTCACAGTGGTCATTACAAGCCAACACcagaaaatttccaaaatttcaTATCATTTCTCAGGGAGAACAATGTTGATCTCAGTGATGTCAAG CTTGACTCCACCGATGAACAAGAAGACAGCCTATACAATGCATCTTCATCAACATCATCACATAAACCTCAGTATGCAGAAGAAAGCACCACTGGTCAAGGCTTCATTGCACTAGAGATACCTTGCAAGGACAGCTTGTTCGAGAAGCTAATGACTGAAAACCAAAGATCAAGCTCTGATGAATCTCCAACCGAAGAGGAGAGCAAGTCTTTCCAACTGGGAAAGCAGCTGTCTTGGAACTGGAGCACCGGGGCAGGCCCTCGGATTGGCTGCGTAAGAGACTACCCTTGGCGCCTCCAAGAACGCGCCTTGGAAGACGTAAAGCTCTCTCCACGAAGCATCCAACGCCTGAGTTCAGACTCCCCGTTTCCATCTGAATCGCAACGAGCAGACTGCATTCTCTCTTGCAGGACTAGTGCTCATTCAAAAACACAGTCCTCACCACTGCATTCACTTTGCTAG